The DNA sequence TGGGTCGAATACTAGTGCACTACCGCCAGCCTCTTGGCCGCTACCCGGCCGCCGACCTCGAGCCGCAGTATGTACACCCCGGCCGGCATGCCGCCCACCTCCAGCGCCGCGACGTGCTTGCCTTCGCTCAGCACCCGGTCCACCACCGTCGTCACCCGGCGTCCCGCCAGGTCGTACAGGCTCACCTTCACCGCCGCGGCCCCGGGTAGG is a window from the bacterium genome containing:
- a CDS encoding T9SS type A sorting domain-containing protein, producing the protein LPGAAAVKVSLYDLAGRRVTTVVDRVLSEGKHVAALEVGGMPAGVYILRLEVGGRVAAKRLAVVH